A stretch of Solidesulfovibrio sp. DNA encodes these proteins:
- a CDS encoding molybdopterin cofactor-binding domain-containing protein, which produces MRIDALDKACGRERYAVDETPPDCLWAGALRAGIPHGRIAGLDVADARQTPGVVSVLTRAEVPGTNRQGIVHKDQPVVCGERVRHCGDPVALVVAESREALAAGLSRIRLSLEPLPGVFDPRQALSPDAPLVHPEREGGNLLARGLMEKGDALDALGQCAVVVDGQFETPMQDHVFLEPPNGLARLTPSGVLDMIVSTQAPFRDRFEIGQALGLDPLRIRVRAPYLGGGFGGKDGATVQCLLALAALRVPGRWVKMVWPREETFQAGYKRHGAVMDVRLGADADGRLRALTCAMLFDAGAYAHLSAEIMALGMEHAAGPYRIPHTRIEGLCAYTNNPVAGAFRGFGVVQASFAVERAMDLLAGRLGRDPAALRLQNALRAGEENGVGVAAEPGTDVAACLRAAMGHPLWAGRAAWKRSAPPYVRRGVGLAAMHNAMGYGRGLSDHAAAKLELTRQGTFRIFNSVPDMGQGNAAAFAAMAAAALNQPETAFACRQPDTMSCPPAGSSSASRTTYTFGNALLGACRAMAAKLRHRAALALLCDEPDRLVLVPGAVSDPSTGRAVPLAVLAGFLTRDDRICIDQHAMAVVENPPDTGREFKIGFPHRFYSYGACLCSVEADVLTGRVRLAHCFLTVACGRTFSLAGVEQQLQGAAAQGAGLALFEDLVLENGRMRTGDLSTYLIPTAADLPDMDCLALDDDEPTGPMGLKGMGEIGIHGPGPAVAQALEDAVGLCVTRLPVSPQQVLATLEEHVSCVNAER; this is translated from the coding sequence TGCGGCCGCGAACGGTATGCCGTGGACGAAACGCCTCCGGACTGCCTGTGGGCCGGGGCGCTGCGAGCGGGTATTCCCCATGGCCGCATCGCCGGCCTGGACGTGGCCGACGCCCGGCAGACCCCGGGCGTCGTGTCGGTGCTGACCCGGGCCGAGGTGCCCGGAACCAACCGCCAGGGCATCGTGCACAAGGACCAGCCGGTCGTGTGCGGGGAGCGCGTGCGCCACTGCGGCGATCCCGTGGCCCTGGTCGTGGCCGAAAGCCGGGAGGCCCTGGCCGCGGGCCTCTCCCGCATCCGCCTTTCGCTGGAGCCGTTGCCCGGCGTGTTCGATCCGCGCCAAGCCCTGTCGCCGGATGCGCCCCTGGTGCATCCGGAGCGCGAAGGGGGCAACCTGCTGGCCCGGGGGCTCATGGAAAAGGGCGACGCTCTGGACGCCCTCGGACAATGCGCTGTGGTTGTCGACGGCCAATTCGAAACCCCCATGCAGGATCATGTCTTTCTGGAACCGCCGAACGGCTTGGCCCGGCTCACCCCGTCGGGTGTCCTGGACATGATCGTGTCCACCCAGGCCCCGTTTCGCGACCGCTTCGAGATCGGCCAGGCCCTGGGATTGGATCCCCTGCGCATCCGCGTCCGCGCCCCGTACCTGGGGGGCGGCTTCGGCGGCAAGGACGGGGCCACCGTCCAGTGCCTCCTGGCCCTGGCCGCCCTCCGTGTCCCGGGACGATGGGTCAAAATGGTCTGGCCCCGCGAGGAGACGTTCCAGGCCGGCTACAAGCGCCATGGCGCCGTCATGGACGTCCGCCTGGGCGCCGACGCCGACGGCCGGCTGCGGGCCCTGACATGCGCCATGCTGTTCGACGCCGGGGCGTACGCCCATCTGAGCGCCGAGATCATGGCGCTCGGCATGGAGCACGCCGCCGGCCCCTACCGCATCCCCCACACCCGGATCGAGGGGCTGTGCGCCTACACCAACAATCCCGTGGCCGGGGCCTTCCGGGGCTTCGGCGTGGTGCAGGCGAGCTTTGCCGTGGAACGGGCCATGGACCTGCTCGCCGGCCGCCTCGGCCGCGACCCGGCCGCACTGCGGCTGCAAAACGCGCTTCGGGCCGGCGAGGAAAACGGCGTCGGGGTGGCGGCCGAACCCGGCACCGACGTGGCCGCCTGCCTGCGGGCGGCCATGGGCCATCCGCTGTGGGCCGGGCGGGCGGCCTGGAAACGCTCCGCCCCGCCATACGTCCGGCGCGGCGTGGGGCTTGCCGCCATGCACAACGCCATGGGCTACGGCCGGGGCCTGTCCGACCACGCCGCCGCCAAGCTGGAACTGACGCGCCAGGGCACGTTTCGCATCTTCAACTCCGTACCGGACATGGGCCAGGGCAATGCCGCGGCCTTCGCGGCCATGGCCGCGGCGGCCCTCAACCAGCCGGAAACGGCCTTCGCCTGCCGCCAGCCCGACACCATGTCGTGTCCGCCGGCCGGCTCGTCCTCGGCCAGCCGCACCACCTACACCTTCGGCAACGCGCTGCTTGGCGCCTGCCGGGCCATGGCGGCGAAGCTGCGGCACCGGGCGGCCCTGGCGCTTTTGTGCGACGAACCGGACCGGCTCGTCCTCGTGCCCGGGGCGGTGTCCGACCCATCCACCGGCCGGGCCGTCCCCCTGGCCGTGCTCGCCGGCTTCCTTACCCGCGACGACCGAATCTGCATCGACCAGCACGCCATGGCCGTGGTCGAAAACCCGCCGGACACGGGGCGGGAGTTTAAAATCGGCTTTCCCCACCGCTTCTATTCCTACGGAGCCTGCCTCTGCAGCGTGGAAGCCGACGTCCTGACGGGCCGGGTGCGCCTGGCCCACTGTTTTCTGACCGTCGCCTGCGGCCGGACGTTTTCCCTGGCCGGCGTGGAACAGCAACTCCAGGGCGCGGCGGCCCAAGGCGCGGGTTTGGCCCTGTTCGAGGACCTCGTTTTGGAGAACGGCCGCATGCGCACCGGGGATCTGAGCACCTACCTGATCCCTACGGCCGCCGACCTGCCGGACATGGACTGCCTGGCCCTTGACGACGACGAGCCCACCGGCCCCATGGGGCTTAAGGGCATGGGCGAGATCGGCATCCATGGGCCAGGACCGGCCGTGGCCCAAGCCCTCGAAGACGCTGTCGGGCTTTGCGTAACGCGCCTGCCCGTTTCGCCGCAGCAGGTGCTCGCGACCCTGGAGGAGCATGTTTCATGCGTGAACGCAGAGCGATAG
- a CDS encoding xanthine dehydrogenase family protein subunit M — MNGQVFRPDCPEALWPLLEAGARPMAGGTDLLVRLRRQPPCDVALLEGIPGLDGVGLADGQLRLGATATHARLLAHPLVRERLPALARALAVLGSPLVRNMGTLGGNIATASPAGDTLPPLYALEATVELASRRGTRRLPLADFILGPGCTALARGEIVTAVLVPPPPPDALQHFEKVGRRDALAVAVASLAAVIVRDEAGQVTEARLAVGSLGPTVTRCPQAEAYLLGRGLDRETLATVGRRIREAVSPIDDIRATAAYRLRLAGNLPLRLLRP; from the coding sequence TTGAACGGCCAGGTCTTCCGGCCGGACTGCCCGGAAGCGCTGTGGCCGTTGCTGGAGGCCGGCGCGCGCCCCATGGCCGGCGGCACGGACCTGCTCGTCCGCCTGCGGCGGCAGCCGCCCTGCGACGTGGCCCTCCTCGAAGGCATCCCTGGCCTGGACGGCGTGGGCCTCGCGGACGGACAGCTCCGCCTGGGCGCGACCGCCACCCATGCCCGGCTGCTCGCCCATCCCCTGGTGCGCGAGCGCCTGCCGGCGCTGGCCCGGGCCCTGGCCGTCCTGGGCTCGCCGCTGGTGCGCAACATGGGTACGCTTGGCGGCAACATCGCCACGGCCTCGCCGGCCGGGGACACCCTGCCGCCCCTGTACGCCCTGGAGGCCACGGTGGAGCTGGCCTCGCGCCGGGGAACGCGCCGGCTTCCCCTGGCCGACTTCATTCTCGGCCCCGGGTGCACGGCCCTGGCCCGGGGCGAGATCGTCACGGCCGTGCTCGTTCCCCCGCCCCCACCCGATGCCCTGCAGCATTTCGAGAAGGTCGGCCGGCGCGACGCCCTGGCCGTCGCCGTGGCCAGCCTGGCCGCCGTCATCGTCCGGGACGAGGCCGGACAAGTGACCGAGGCGCGCCTGGCCGTGGGCAGCCTGGGACCGACGGTGACGCGCTGTCCCCAGGCCGAGGCGTATCTGCTCGGCCGCGGCCTGGACCGGGAAACCCTGGCCACGGTCGGCCGGCGCATCCGGGAGGCCGTTTCGCCCATCGACGACATCCGGGCCACGGCCGCCTATCGCCTGCGCCTGGCCGGCAACCTGCCCCTGCGCCTGCTGCGGCCCTGA
- a CDS encoding histidinol-phosphate transaminase — MTRLVDRVPAYVRTFERHVPSRPDPVLMRQYGVSHLYRLNNNENALGPPPLAREAIAAFVPERAAIYPSGDAYDLRQALALRFSKSPEQFLVGNGSCEVISSVIRAFCAPGDAIATADKTFAVYEWVARFSCIETRLVPLARQAFDPVGLLAAVTDNTKIVFVCNPNNPTGTWWNRAVLERFLAALDDRALVVLDEAYREYIDDPDYPDGMEIMERHGNVLVFRTFSKMYGLAGFRVGYLCGPLEAVEFVRRTHIAYSVNSLGQIAAAAALADDAGHIEGTRRMVAGARDYLHGLFEAMGLEYVSGAGNFIMVRTSVSDTLLYRRLMREGVMVRTMTGFRYPNWIRVSLAREQAMEAFAKAFRKVLDIP, encoded by the coding sequence ATGACCAGACTTGTTGACCGCGTCCCGGCCTATGTCCGGACGTTCGAGCGCCATGTCCCCAGCCGCCCCGATCCGGTGCTCATGCGCCAATACGGGGTGTCGCATCTCTATCGCCTCAACAACAACGAGAACGCCCTGGGGCCTCCTCCGTTGGCCCGGGAGGCCATCGCCGCCTTTGTCCCCGAGCGGGCCGCCATCTATCCCAGCGGTGACGCCTATGACCTCCGGCAGGCCCTGGCCTTGCGATTCTCTAAATCGCCCGAACAATTCCTGGTCGGCAACGGCTCCTGCGAGGTCATAAGCTCCGTTATCCGCGCCTTCTGCGCGCCGGGCGACGCCATCGCCACCGCGGACAAGACCTTTGCCGTCTACGAATGGGTGGCCCGGTTCTCCTGCATCGAAACACGGCTCGTTCCCCTTGCGCGCCAAGCCTTCGATCCGGTCGGACTGCTGGCCGCCGTCACGGACAACACCAAGATCGTTTTCGTGTGCAATCCCAACAACCCCACCGGCACCTGGTGGAACCGGGCCGTGCTGGAGCGGTTTCTGGCCGCCCTGGACGACCGGGCACTGGTGGTGCTCGACGAGGCCTACCGCGAATATATCGACGATCCGGACTATCCCGACGGCATGGAGATCATGGAGCGGCACGGCAATGTGCTGGTCTTTCGCACCTTCTCCAAGATGTACGGCCTGGCCGGATTTCGGGTGGGCTATCTGTGCGGCCCCCTGGAGGCGGTGGAGTTCGTGCGGCGCACCCACATCGCCTATTCGGTCAACAGCCTGGGCCAGATCGCGGCGGCTGCGGCTCTGGCCGACGACGCCGGCCACATCGAAGGCACCCGGCGCATGGTGGCTGGGGCCAGGGACTATCTGCACGGCCTCTTTGAGGCCATGGGCTTGGAATACGTCAGCGGAGCAGGCAATTTCATCATGGTCCGCACATCCGTCTCCGATACGCTGCTCTACCGGCGGCTCATGCGCGAGGGCGTCATGGTGCGCACCATGACGGGCTTTCGCTATCCCAACTGGATTCGCGTCTCCCTGGCGCGCGAGCAGGCCATGGAGGCCTTTGCCAAGGCGTTTCGCAAGGTGCTGGATATCCCGTGA
- a CDS encoding MFS transporter, with translation MNDQATSRPERLFTYDFSVLTLAAAFGFCNIAVFYGFGSYLKRLGVDPAWWGPLLAAEPLAAFCLRPFLSVLVTPRNALALARWSLVGLGLALCGYPFARGIEALLLVRLCHGVAFVCLVSSVTVLLAQAIPRTLAGRAFGYFSLSALVPYAVMPPLAEGLLPVLGREDRVYACCAVFVLPALALLAPLGRRLGRRAMAGVAGTSRPTVAQVRQTLASPSVRLILLANLFLFLGTTLIFFFIKPFALRLGLVDPGLFFTVSTAASIATRLLAGPVYDKAPKETLLFTGLVGLAACIAGFAGATGQARLLTLAAGYGLCLGVAMPLANAVMFGLSPPAMRGTNLNLMLFMMDTAYVFGPMAGGAMLAAQAGYPALFLTAAGCALAAGLLVAPLVAPGWRAWRQGAR, from the coding sequence GTGAACGATCAGGCCACGTCCCGGCCCGAGCGGCTTTTCACCTACGACTTCAGCGTGCTGACCCTGGCGGCCGCCTTCGGGTTCTGCAACATCGCCGTGTTCTACGGCTTCGGGTCCTACCTGAAACGCCTGGGCGTGGACCCGGCCTGGTGGGGGCCGCTCCTTGCCGCCGAGCCCCTGGCCGCCTTTTGCCTGCGGCCGTTTCTGAGCGTGCTGGTCACCCCGCGAAACGCCCTGGCTCTCGCCCGGTGGTCCCTGGTCGGCCTGGGCTTGGCCCTTTGCGGCTATCCGTTCGCCCGGGGCATCGAAGCCCTCCTGCTGGTGCGCCTGTGCCACGGTGTGGCCTTCGTGTGCTTGGTCAGTTCCGTCACGGTACTGCTCGCCCAGGCGATTCCCAGGACGCTGGCCGGCCGGGCTTTCGGCTACTTTTCCCTCTCGGCCCTGGTTCCGTATGCCGTCATGCCGCCGCTGGCGGAAGGGCTGCTGCCGGTTTTGGGACGCGAGGATCGGGTCTACGCCTGCTGCGCGGTCTTCGTCCTGCCGGCTCTGGCGCTCCTGGCGCCGCTCGGGCGGCGTCTGGGGCGGCGGGCCATGGCCGGTGTGGCAGGAACAAGCCGGCCGACCGTGGCGCAGGTGCGCCAGACCCTGGCCTCACCGTCGGTACGGTTGATCCTTTTGGCCAATTTGTTCCTGTTCCTGGGCACCACCTTGATCTTTTTTTTCATCAAACCTTTTGCGTTGCGCCTCGGGCTGGTCGACCCGGGACTTTTTTTCACGGTCTCCACGGCCGCCTCCATCGCCACGCGACTGCTGGCCGGGCCGGTCTACGACAAGGCGCCCAAGGAAACGCTGCTGTTCACCGGATTGGTCGGCTTGGCCGCCTGCATCGCCGGATTTGCCGGCGCAACCGGCCAAGCCCGGCTGCTGACACTGGCGGCAGGCTACGGCCTTTGCCTGGGCGTCGCCATGCCGCTGGCCAACGCCGTCATGTTCGGCCTTTCCCCGCCGGCCATGCGCGGGACCAACCTGAACCTGATGCTTTTCATGATGGACACGGCCTACGTGTTCGGCCCCATGGCGGGCGGGGCGATGCTGGCGGCCCAGGCCGGGTATCCGGCGCTGTTTTTGACCGCCGCCGGCTGCGCCCTGGCCGCCGGCCTGCTCGTGGCTCCGCTGGTCGCCCCTGGCTGGCGCGCCTGGCGGCAGGGCGCACGGTAG
- a CDS encoding (2Fe-2S)-binding protein, giving the protein MRERRAIGFRLNGAPVRVVAEPGKRALDVLREACGLTAAKEGCGTGECGACAVLVDGTAKLSCLMLAAQLEGRDVTTAEGLGTPQAPHPLQAAFAAHGAVQCGYCSPGMTIAAADLLARDPAPDREAVRLGLSGNLCRCTGYVKIVDAVMAAAAVMREEKP; this is encoded by the coding sequence ATGCGTGAACGCAGAGCGATAGGCTTTCGGCTCAACGGCGCACCCGTTCGCGTCGTCGCCGAACCGGGCAAACGGGCTTTGGACGTCCTTCGCGAGGCTTGCGGCCTGACCGCTGCCAAGGAAGGCTGCGGCACGGGCGAGTGCGGCGCCTGCGCCGTGCTGGTGGACGGGACGGCGAAGCTGTCCTGCCTCATGCTCGCCGCCCAGCTCGAGGGCCGTGACGTGACCACGGCCGAAGGGCTTGGCACGCCTCAAGCGCCGCATCCCCTCCAGGCGGCTTTCGCCGCACATGGGGCCGTGCAGTGCGGCTACTGCTCACCGGGCATGACCATCGCGGCCGCCGACCTCCTCGCCCGCGACCCCGCCCCCGACCGGGAGGCGGTGCGCCTGGGGCTTTCCGGCAACTTGTGCCGTTGCACCGGCTACGTGAAAATTGTGGATGCCGTCATGGCGGCGGCGGCTGTCATGCGGGAGGAAAAACCTTGA